DNA sequence from the Simiduia curdlanivorans genome:
CTGAATAATATTCCAGCCAGCGCCAAGCTTATCGGCCTCTGGGTTGAGCAACGTTAACACCCGCTGCTTTTGGTAGGGGTGCATGACGTAATGCCACATGGGGTAAATGGCACTGGCCACCAAAGCCACAGCAGTAACAATATAGCGCCAACCTAGGCCGGCAAAAAACAACACCACTAAACCAGACTGCGCCACCAACAGCGAGGTACCTAAATCCGGTTGTTTTAAAATCAACACCATGGGCACGCCCACCAAGGTTAGCGCCCAAAAAATATGCTTAAAACTCGGCGGCAAGAGTCGACGCGACAGGTAGGAAGCCACCAACACAGGCACGGCGAGCTTTAGAATTTCCGACGGTTGAAAGCGAAAACCGCCCAGCCCCAACCAGCGCTGTGCTCCTTTCGCGCCTGTGCCAACCAGCAACACCAAAATTAATAAGATAACGCCACCGGCATAAACCCACGGCGCCCATCGCTGCATCATGGCCAGCGGTATCTGAGCGACGATAAAAATGCCGATATAGCCCATGGCAAAAAATATCGATTGTCGTTTGACGTAATGAAACTCTGACCCACCGGCGCTATAGAGCACGATTAAGCCATAAGCGGTCAACAAAAGTATAAGAATCAATAGCGGTAAATCGATATGCAGTGTTTGCAATAAACCCGCTTTACGGCGCAGATCGGCGTGCGCCTCGGGCATGCGTCGGCGAAAATCTTGGCCACCATTCATGGCTGTCCACCATTACCCAGCCAAGCGCCATCTTCGGCATCTGGCTGATCCTCTAAATAGGCGTCAAAGACTTTTCTGGCGATAGGCGCCGCCGTTGACGAACCGTGCTCACCGTTTTCGACCAGTATCGCCACTGCCAAACGCGGTGCCTCGGCCGGCGCGAAGGCGACAAAAAGGGCGTGATCCCAATGGCGTTCATCGATGGCCGTGGCGTCGTACTCGCTATCTTGCGCGATACCGATGACCTGCGCAGTGCCAGTTTTACCGGCAATTTTGTATTTCAGACCCTTGCGAATTCCCTGCGCCGTACCGCGTAAACCATGCACCACATTTTGCATCGCCGTTTCGATAATCAACCAATCGGACGCCAACACTTCTTGGTGATCAACCACCTCCGGGGCGCGGTGCGTATCACCGACTCGGCTCACAAGCATCGGCTTTTTGCGCTCGCCTTTGGCCGCGAGAGTGGCGGTCATCACTGCCAATTGTAACGGCGTGGCCAAGACCGCGCCTTGGCCCAAGCCCACATTTAAACTGTCGCCAGGAAACCAGGGCAAGCCGCGGGCTTTGCGCTTCCACGCTTTGGACGGCCAAATACCGGGTTTTTCTTGCGGTACATCGATACCGGTTAAATTGCCCAAACCAAAGTGGCTGCCAAACTCGTGCATGCGATCTATGCCCATGCGAAAGGACAAGTCATAAAAAAACACATCACAAGATTGCTCGATGGCAGTATTGATGGCCACGCGGGCGCCGTGGCCCTGCTTTTTCCAGTCGCGGTAAAAGCGCTCATCATTTTCCAGTTGATAGTAACCAGGGTCTCGAACACTGTAGTTTTGGTCGATAACCTTATAGTACAAACCGGCCAATCCGAGCATGGGTTTTAAGGTTGAACCGGGCGGATACTGGCCCTGCAGGGAGCGATTAAACAAGGGTAAATCGCGGGATTCATTTAGCGCCTTGTAATCGGCATAGCTAATACCCGTGACAAATAAGTTCGGGTCGAATGCCGGCGTCGACACCATGGCCACCACGCCGCCGGTTTCCACTTCGATGGCCACCACCGAACCGCGTCGACCAACTAAGGCGTCGTGGGCAACTTTCTGCACGTAGGAATCTAAATACAAGGTTAGGTTTTTCCCGGCTTCGGGTGGCTGCGAATCCAACACCCGCAAAACCCGGCCGCGGGCATTGATCTCGACGTGCTGGCTGCCAACTTGCCCTAACAATTCAGATTCATAAAATTTTTCTAAGCCTAATTTACCCATGGTATGGGTGCCAGAGTAACGCGCGTAACTCTCTTCGTCGAAGCCCGCCAGCTCGCGCTCATTGATGCGCCCGACAAAGCCAATGCTGTGGGCAAAGAGCTCGCCCATGGGGTAGTTGCGCACTAATTCAGCACTCACCTCAACGCCTTCCAGTCGGTATTCATTCACCGCTAAACGCGCTATCTCCTCCTCGCTCAAACGATAGCGCAAAGGCACAGCCTCAAAGGGCCGACGACGCTGCTTCATGCGCTCGAGAAAGGTGGTTAGCGATTCGTCATCGAGGTCGACCAAGCCGCGCAGAATGTCGAGGGTTTGGTATAAGTCGCCGGCTTGCTCTTTGACGATGGACAAGGTGTAAGAGGGTCGGTTTTCCGCCAGCAACTTGCCCCGGCGATCGTAGATAAGCCCGCGCGTGGGTGGAATGGCTTGCACTTGCACGCGGTTTTGGTCGGAGCGGGTGACGTAATCTTCGTACTCGATGATCTGCAACCGGTAGTAGCGCAAATAAACCACCAGCAAAAGACCCAACATCAGAACGCCAGCGACGCCCACCCGACGGGCAAAAATTCTTGCCTCGCGGTGATGATCTTTTATTTGCAAGTGTTCTGACATGCAACCGCTATTATTGTGTCGTTAATCGCGAGGGCAACATTACCACAATTGACCTCAATCCAAAGACATTGGACAGATGAAAAACAATAAAATTCAATTATTTATGGTAGGGATGGTTGGCGAGAATGGTCCAGGCGCGATAGATTTGCTCAGACAATAAAACCCGCACCAGCGGATGCGGCAAGGTTAATCGCGAGAGCGACCAATGCACGTCGGCACGGGCGCGACACTGGTCGGATAATCCGTCTGGCCCGCC
Encoded proteins:
- the mrdA gene encoding penicillin-binding protein 2, whose product is MSEHLQIKDHHREARIFARRVGVAGVLMLGLLLVVYLRYYRLQIIEYEDYVTRSDQNRVQVQAIPPTRGLIYDRRGKLLAENRPSYTLSIVKEQAGDLYQTLDILRGLVDLDDESLTTFLERMKQRRRPFEAVPLRYRLSEEEIARLAVNEYRLEGVEVSAELVRNYPMGELFAHSIGFVGRINERELAGFDEESYARYSGTHTMGKLGLEKFYESELLGQVGSQHVEINARGRVLRVLDSQPPEAGKNLTLYLDSYVQKVAHDALVGRRGSVVAIEVETGGVVAMVSTPAFDPNLFVTGISYADYKALNESRDLPLFNRSLQGQYPPGSTLKPMLGLAGLYYKVIDQNYSVRDPGYYQLENDERFYRDWKKQGHGARVAINTAIEQSCDVFFYDLSFRMGIDRMHEFGSHFGLGNLTGIDVPQEKPGIWPSKAWKRKARGLPWFPGDSLNVGLGQGAVLATPLQLAVMTATLAAKGERKKPMLVSRVGDTHRAPEVVDHQEVLASDWLIIETAMQNVVHGLRGTAQGIRKGLKYKIAGKTGTAQVIGIAQDSEYDATAIDERHWDHALFVAFAPAEAPRLAVAILVENGEHGSSTAAPIARKVFDAYLEDQPDAEDGAWLGNGGQP
- the rodA gene encoding rod shape-determining protein RodA → MNGGQDFRRRMPEAHADLRRKAGLLQTLHIDLPLLILILLLTAYGLIVLYSAGGSEFHYVKRQSIFFAMGYIGIFIVAQIPLAMMQRWAPWVYAGGVILLILVLLVGTGAKGAQRWLGLGGFRFQPSEILKLAVPVLVASYLSRRLLPPSFKHIFWALTLVGVPMVLILKQPDLGTSLLVAQSGLVVLFFAGLGWRYIVTAVALVASAIYPMWHYVMHPYQKQRVLTLLNPEADKLGAGWNIIQSKTAIGSGGLDGKGWLEGTQSHLDFLPESHTDFIIAVLAEEFGLIGVIVLMLLYASIIVRGFMIALKAQDSFGRLLAGALTFTLFVYVFVNMGMVSGLLPIVGVPLPLVSHGGTSLLTLMASFGVLMAVSTERRRVVL